One Chryseobacterium indoltheticum DNA segment encodes these proteins:
- a CDS encoding recombinase family protein, with protein sequence MKIGYARVSTKDQNLDLQIEALEKAGCEKIYQEKISGSTKNRPELDKMIDQFREGDELYVWRLDRLGRSLKHIIDMVLSLNEKGIIIKGLVDGVDTSTINGRLFLNLMASLAEYERELIRERTNAGLQSARARGRTGGRPKGYAKETISKLIIMRSVYKDPTKAPEEIYKPLGLTRATFYRYAKILDNHTNEEIKKMAIKK encoded by the coding sequence ATGAAAATAGGATATGCCCGGGTTTCAACCAAAGATCAAAATTTAGATTTACAAATTGAAGCCTTAGAAAAAGCAGGATGTGAAAAAATTTATCAGGAGAAAATTTCAGGTTCAACAAAAAATCGTCCCGAACTTGATAAAATGATAGACCAATTTAGAGAAGGTGATGAACTTTATGTTTGGAGATTAGACAGATTGGGAAGAAGTTTAAAACATATTATCGATATGGTCTTAAGCTTAAATGAAAAAGGAATCATTATAAAAGGTCTTGTGGATGGTGTAGATACTTCTACGATTAACGGACGACTATTTTTGAATCTCATGGCTTCATTAGCTGAATATGAAAGAGAATTAATAAGAGAAAGAACCAATGCTGGATTACAGTCTGCAAGAGCAAGAGGTAGAACTGGAGGAAGACCAAAGGGATATGCAAAAGAAACAATTTCTAAGTTAATAATTATGCGGTCTGTGTATAAAGATCCAACCAAAGCTCCAGAGGAGATTTACAAGCCACTTGGTTTGACTAGAGCAACGTTTTATCGTTATGCTAAAATTCTGGATAATCATACCAATGAAGAAATAAAGAAAATGGCAATTAAAAAATAA
- a CDS encoding aldo/keto reductase gives MKNEILEKKHQIGLGGVAIGTAFNDISDNEARDILSSAWDEGIRYFDTSPWYGLTKSEKRFGEYLRSQKREDYVFSTKVGRLFKEVPKDQVPPTMWKNPFHYDFKHDYTADGIKRSIEDSLERTGLPYFDIIYVHDLSEDQVGDRYPYFLKQAQNGAFKVLSALRDEGVIKAWGMGVNKIEPILDCLDSADPDICLSATRYSILEHEDAVDRLLPAVKKAGVQLVSGAGFNSGYIAGRKRYNYKDQIPKDIAEKYKKLQIIAERHQVNLVDASIQFVLAAEEFVSIIPGAGKPEQAIANAKALEVDIPSEFWNELKNESIIYDKASTPK, from the coding sequence ATGAAAAATGAAATTTTAGAAAAAAAACATCAGATTGGATTGGGAGGGGTTGCTATAGGAACAGCTTTTAATGATATTTCGGATAATGAAGCGCGGGATATCTTATCATCCGCCTGGGATGAAGGTATCAGATATTTTGATACATCGCCATGGTATGGATTGACCAAAAGTGAAAAGAGGTTTGGGGAATATCTCCGGTCTCAAAAAAGGGAAGATTATGTATTCTCCACAAAAGTTGGTCGCCTGTTCAAGGAGGTTCCAAAGGATCAGGTACCGCCTACCATGTGGAAAAATCCGTTTCATTATGATTTTAAACACGATTATACGGCTGATGGTATCAAAAGATCTATTGAGGACAGTCTGGAAAGAACAGGCTTACCATATTTTGATATCATTTACGTTCATGACCTGTCGGAAGATCAAGTGGGAGACCGTTATCCATATTTTTTAAAACAAGCTCAAAACGGTGCATTCAAAGTTCTATCCGCTTTGCGGGATGAAGGTGTCATCAAAGCATGGGGAATGGGGGTCAATAAAATTGAACCAATTTTAGACTGCCTTGATTCTGCAGATCCTGATATATGTCTCTCTGCAACACGATATTCCATATTGGAGCACGAAGATGCTGTCGACAGGCTTCTTCCGGCAGTAAAAAAAGCGGGTGTCCAATTGGTATCAGGTGCGGGTTTTAATTCAGGATATATAGCCGGAAGAAAACGATATAATTATAAGGATCAGATACCGAAAGATATTGCTGAGAAATATAAAAAGTTACAAATTATTGCTGAAAGGCATCAGGTCAATCTTGTAGATGCTTCAATTCAATTTGTTTTGGCTGCAGAAGAGTTTGTATCGATCATTCCCGGAGCTGGAAAACCAGAGCAGGCTATTGCTAATGCCAAAGCTTTAGAGGTTGATATACCTTCGGAGTTCTGGAACGAATTAAAGAACGAATCAATAATCTATGATAAGGCATCCACCCCAAAATAA
- a CDS encoding PA2169 family four-helix-bundle protein, whose product MDNSKTVSTLNDLLNITNDRIQGFAKVEEKVWDSYSGLKNDYDQMVRESQTMKSDLMGLITERGGNPDDSSTTAGALHRTWIDIKNSFGGDHAESTLENVVFGEKAAIDAYQEALQSGDLCPQSTVVVADQLVKLRASYGKFETLERITE is encoded by the coding sequence ATGGACAACAGTAAAACAGTATCGACACTGAATGATTTATTAAACATTACAAATGACAGAATCCAAGGATTTGCTAAGGTAGAAGAAAAAGTATGGGACTCATACAGCGGACTAAAAAATGATTATGACCAGATGGTACGTGAATCTCAAACGATGAAATCGGATCTGATGGGATTAATTACCGAAAGAGGAGGTAATCCGGATGACAGCTCAACAACTGCAGGAGCATTGCACAGAACATGGATCGATATCAAAAATTCTTTTGGAGGTGATCATGCAGAATCTACTTTAGAGAATGTTGTTTTTGGTGAAAAAGCTGCAATTGATGCTTATCAGGAAGCTTTGCAAAGTGGAGATTTATGTCCGCAAAGTACAGTAGTTGTAGCAGATCAATTGGTTAAATTAAGAGCTTCTTACGGTAAATTCGAAACTCTGGAAAGAATTACGGAATAA
- a CDS encoding NADPH-dependent FMN reductase, protein MENKIGIIVGSLRKESFSKKIANAVADIQLGGFEFEIVSIDNLPVYNQDFDDFNNVPEEYTVFRNKIKGLNAFIFITPEYNRSIPGCLKNAVDIGSRPSDQNVWDNKPAAVFSSSPGNIAAFGANHHLRQCFVFLNLLVMQQPEVYIANISEWFDDEGKIKKEENRKFLQSAVEAFTQWIARINKD, encoded by the coding sequence ATGGAAAATAAAATTGGTATTATAGTAGGCAGTCTTCGTAAAGAATCTTTTTCTAAAAAAATTGCGAATGCTGTGGCAGATATCCAGCTCGGAGGATTTGAATTTGAAATCGTGTCCATCGATAACCTTCCTGTTTATAATCAGGATTTTGACGACTTTAACAATGTTCCTGAAGAATACACTGTTTTCAGAAATAAAATTAAAGGATTAAACGCATTTATTTTTATTACCCCGGAATATAACCGATCGATACCGGGATGTTTAAAAAATGCAGTAGATATTGGCTCAAGACCATCTGATCAAAATGTATGGGATAATAAGCCGGCTGCAGTATTCAGCAGTTCACCCGGAAATATTGCTGCATTTGGAGCTAATCATCATCTCCGCCAGTGTTTTGTTTTTCTAAATTTATTAGTGATGCAGCAACCTGAAGTTTATATTGCAAATATATCTGAATGGTTTGACGATGAAGGTAAAATCAAAAAAGAAGAAAACAGAAAGTTTTTACAATCAGCCGTTGAAGCTTTCACTCAATGGATTGCAAGAATTAATAAAGATTAA
- a CDS encoding SDR family NAD(P)-dependent oxidoreductase produces the protein MSKKVVLITGTNSGFGWLTAHSVAALGHQVYATMRDTVGKNAEKAQALSAVENVTVLDVTITDDDSVNQAIQTIITKEGAIDILVNNAGFSMNGVAESFTTADVQAMFDVNVFAPWRFIKQVLPVMRKQEDGLIINVTSGFGRVSFPFATVYAASKFGLEGLSEGLHYEVKRLGIDVAIVEPGAFPTEMSLKTGYFQINPYLKGMVLLQKFPRR, from the coding sequence ATGAGCAAAAAAGTAGTATTGATTACAGGTACAAATAGTGGTTTTGGTTGGCTTACTGCACACAGTGTTGCAGCATTAGGACATCAAGTTTATGCAACAATGAGAGATACCGTTGGTAAAAATGCAGAAAAAGCACAAGCGCTCTCAGCAGTTGAAAATGTAACTGTTCTGGATGTTACAATTACGGACGATGATAGCGTGAATCAAGCCATACAAACTATTATCACAAAAGAAGGTGCTATTGATATATTGGTCAATAACGCAGGGTTTTCAATGAATGGTGTAGCCGAAAGCTTTACAACTGCCGACGTACAAGCCATGTTTGATGTGAATGTATTTGCACCATGGAGATTTATTAAACAGGTTTTACCGGTAATGCGTAAACAGGAAGACGGGCTGATCATTAATGTGACCAGCGGATTTGGAAGGGTTTCGTTTCCTTTTGCAACGGTTTATGCCGCTTCGAAGTTTGGATTGGAAGGACTGAGCGAAGGACTCCACTACGAAGTTAAGCGCCTCGGAATAGATGTTGCAATTGTAGAACCTGGCGCTTTTCCAACTGAAATGTCGCTAAAGACAGGCTATTTTCAGATCAATCCGTATTTGAAGGGTATGGTGCTATTGCAGAAATTCCCGAGAAGATGA
- a CDS encoding SDR family NAD(P)-dependent oxidoreductase, which produces MQTNENKVALISGANTGVGFQIAKALIENGYIVYVGSRDKKKGEAATVQLGEYARAIQLDITDPESIKAAVETVKREYGYLTLLVNNAAVSHAGEQGRTMEEILDSQRASIVPITELKTVWETNVFGTLALTQAFIPLLHRAKKARIVTISSALGSLTINSNPENPYRSSFDAVYGASKTALNGIFLSLAIDLEKTDIKVHLVSPGFTATALNNFQGTDSVEVGSIEPIRVALAEDLPTGSFTGPENFSGNDNNLAW; this is translated from the coding sequence ATGCAGACAAATGAAAACAAGGTAGCTCTGATATCAGGGGCAAATACAGGTGTAGGATTTCAGATTGCTAAAGCACTCATTGAGAATGGATATATTGTGTATGTAGGCTCCCGTGACAAAAAAAAGGGCGAAGCTGCAACTGTTCAACTTGGGGAATATGCACGCGCAATCCAGCTTGATATTACCGACCCTGAATCAATTAAAGCAGCAGTAGAAACAGTTAAGCGTGAATATGGATATTTGACACTGCTCGTAAATAATGCTGCGGTTTCTCACGCCGGTGAACAAGGTCGTACCATGGAAGAGATTCTGGACTCTCAACGCGCTTCAATTGTACCTATTACTGAATTGAAAACAGTCTGGGAGACGAATGTGTTTGGAACGCTTGCTTTAACTCAGGCTTTTATTCCATTATTGCATAGAGCAAAAAAAGCCCGGATTGTGACCATCTCAAGTGCTTTAGGGTCATTGACAATTAATTCAAATCCGGAAAACCCATATCGTTCCAGTTTTGACGCAGTCTACGGTGCTTCAAAAACTGCACTTAACGGTATTTTTCTTTCATTGGCAATCGATCTGGAAAAAACCGATATCAAGGTTCACTTGGTAAGTCCAGGATTTACCGCGACGGCACTCAATAACTTTCAGGGAACAGACTCCGTTGAGGTAGGCTCCATAGAGCCAATCAGGGTGGCTTTAGCTGAAGATCTTCCGACAGGTAGTTTTACAGGCCCTGAAAATTTCAGCGGAAATGATAATAATCTTGCGTGGTAA
- a CDS encoding toxin-antitoxin system YwqK family antitoxin, with the protein MQQRLNPIVSFPFILCLGLLILNDFYLKTTYHNHVTGKLSDLCGLFIFPIFWSVLLPRYRSAIFIATALFFVYWKSAYSQPFIDFFSETFFVIERTVDLTDLFVLPVLFAAWISLNKNQQRSELSLWQKRTNPYIIGAIAIFSFYSTSKPRYTQRFDQPQYVLLKSNKLIDIIDYEHLQYYRFDSLLVVKIEELDLSKQPIKYDDYNKNDAIKNLDYSVSLMLGNGVQLVKPGTITYLNIRTPEGVDSVQFNGGRLDGKFIRKKDGRVVSTGLYKKGIEDSVWTFQNNNGKFSSKVTFVNGERTKKQLFENEIVIKTDYVNTREDVVQYKLIQIAILILLFIVIAFLLIKNYRQVAEKLHMKKLWKWILCIVLPLVVWCIHFAITLLLGDYYYDIFVVFGTAILTYLITCPLFFVAVFGIQLRKQIDLLWYTLLFALAFSIWIEIDIYLELAV; encoded by the coding sequence ATGCAACAACGTCTGAATCCAATAGTTTCTTTCCCATTTATTTTGTGTTTAGGATTATTGATTCTGAATGATTTTTATCTTAAAACAACTTATCATAATCACGTTACCGGAAAACTGTCAGATTTGTGCGGGCTTTTTATATTTCCTATTTTTTGGTCTGTTTTGCTTCCGAGATACAGATCTGCAATTTTCATTGCAACAGCATTATTTTTTGTTTATTGGAAAAGTGCTTATTCCCAGCCGTTTATCGATTTTTTTAGTGAAACATTTTTTGTTATTGAAAGAACGGTTGATCTGACGGATCTTTTTGTTCTACCCGTTTTATTTGCAGCATGGATTAGTCTGAACAAAAATCAGCAGAGATCTGAACTTTCATTATGGCAGAAGAGAACTAATCCTTACATCATCGGAGCAATTGCGATTTTCTCATTTTATTCTACAAGCAAACCTAGATATACACAAAGATTTGATCAGCCGCAATATGTACTTTTGAAGTCTAACAAACTTATTGACATCATTGATTACGAGCATTTGCAGTACTACAGATTTGATTCATTACTGGTCGTCAAAATCGAAGAGCTTGATTTGTCAAAACAGCCAATAAAATATGATGACTACAATAAGAACGATGCCATTAAAAATTTGGATTATTCCGTCTCGCTGATGCTTGGCAATGGAGTACAATTAGTTAAGCCTGGAACAATCACTTATTTAAACATAAGAACACCTGAAGGAGTGGATTCTGTACAATTCAATGGTGGGCGTTTGGATGGAAAATTTATTAGGAAAAAGGATGGGAGAGTAGTTAGTACAGGATTATATAAAAAGGGTATTGAAGATTCTGTCTGGACTTTTCAAAATAACAATGGTAAGTTTTCAAGTAAAGTAACGTTTGTTAACGGTGAGCGTACAAAAAAACAGCTGTTTGAAAATGAAATCGTTATAAAAACGGATTATGTTAATACGAGAGAAGATGTTGTTCAATACAAATTGATCCAGATTGCAATACTTATTCTGTTATTTATTGTGATTGCATTTCTGCTTATCAAAAATTATCGTCAGGTAGCAGAAAAACTGCATATGAAAAAACTTTGGAAGTGGATTTTATGCATCGTACTGCCGTTGGTTGTTTGGTGTATACACTTTGCAATTACACTATTGTTGGGCGATTATTACTATGATATTTTTGTTGTCTTTGGTACAGCTATTCTAACTTATCTCATAACCTGCCCTCTTTTCTTTGTTGCCGTTTTTGGAATACAGCTGAGGAAACAGATTGATTTGCTATGGTACACTTTATTGTTTGCATTAGCATTCAGTATCTGGATTGAAATTGATATCTACCTTGAGCTTGCCGTCTGA
- a CDS encoding HEPN domain-containing protein, whose amino-acid sequence MSEIYYKRAVCFCEKKIKKPFSCYLFQIIPLTNYIDSDIPTNHFPFLLEYKIDKNNVIYYSYEDVFESFGKDTKDFLSELSHETNTMNYILKLLTVVSNFNFFTYNVNEHAWFINLNAKTEEEISCRYGAKIYIDANLKDKMFIADFTKIDEEEIEPQKHSEYYTAPDLDNEKNNELTFSEFTKKFFEYIPELDELQKKYFDSALTLINNGSRIRKTMKSLSFLAFISSIEAMTTLEGKINKVTIDFECNSCQTIKTSTYSCKKCGRPIWGISQQIKLYLEKYLSSAEKFKTIINKLYSRRSQIAHAGGLFTSDEFFDWDNPETREQHNLELIAAMQYSKMSLVNYVLSNINEKRTSSDRK is encoded by the coding sequence ATGTCAGAAATTTATTATAAAAGAGCAGTTTGTTTTTGTGAAAAAAAAATTAAAAAACCATTTTCATGTTATTTATTTCAAATCATACCTCTAACAAATTATATTGATTCAGATATACCAACAAATCATTTCCCTTTTTTATTAGAATATAAAATTGATAAGAATAATGTTATTTATTATTCTTATGAAGATGTTTTTGAATCGTTTGGAAAGGACACAAAAGATTTTCTTTCAGAACTTTCACATGAAACAAATACAATGAATTATATACTAAAATTACTAACAGTTGTTTCTAATTTTAATTTTTTCACTTACAATGTAAATGAACATGCTTGGTTCATAAATTTAAATGCTAAAACTGAAGAAGAAATTTCGTGTAGATATGGAGCCAAGATCTATATTGATGCAAATTTAAAAGACAAAATGTTCATTGCAGATTTTACAAAGATTGATGAAGAAGAAATTGAACCTCAAAAACATTCTGAATACTATACAGCACCAGATTTGGATAACGAAAAAAATAATGAGTTAACATTTTCTGAATTCACTAAAAAATTTTTCGAATATATCCCGGAGTTAGATGAGCTTCAAAAAAAATACTTTGATTCTGCTCTCACTTTAATTAATAATGGGAGTAGAATTAGAAAAACCATGAAAAGTCTTTCATTTCTAGCATTCATTTCAAGTATTGAAGCTATGACAACACTTGAGGGTAAAATTAATAAAGTAACAATTGATTTTGAATGTAATTCTTGTCAAACAATAAAGACTTCAACGTATAGTTGTAAAAAATGTGGTAGACCAATATGGGGAATCAGCCAACAAATTAAATTGTACTTGGAGAAGTATTTGTCTAGTGCTGAAAAATTCAAAACTATCATAAATAAATTATATAGTAGGAGATCACAAATTGCACACGCTGGAGGATTATTTACAAGTGATGAGTTTTTTGATTGGGATAATCCAGAAACACGTGAACAACATAACCTTGAATTAATTGCTGCAATGCAATATAGCAAAATGAGCCTAGTTAATTACGTTTTGAGTAATATAAATGAAAAACGAACATCTTCAGATAGGAAATAA
- a CDS encoding flavin reductase family protein encodes MKKYKKVNYPIEDVRHYLEPSPTVLLTSAFKEERNVMTLGWYTIMEFVPSLIGCMISGGNHSFELIRKSNECVINLPTLELSKTVVSIGNCSGTEIDKFEEFNLNTAEGEMVNAPLLVNCYANFECRLYDCKLVNDYNFFIFEIVKAHVAKVPKYPKTIHYRGNSHFVQSGKNIIIPSAK; translated from the coding sequence ATGAAAAAATATAAAAAAGTAAATTATCCTATCGAGGATGTTCGTCATTATCTGGAACCAAGTCCTACGGTTCTTTTAACATCTGCATTCAAAGAGGAAAGAAATGTAATGACTTTAGGATGGTACACTATTATGGAATTTGTTCCCTCATTAATTGGATGCATGATTTCTGGTGGAAATCATAGTTTCGAATTAATAAGAAAAAGTAATGAATGTGTAATCAACCTACCAACATTGGAGTTGTCCAAGACAGTGGTTTCAATAGGAAATTGCAGTGGTACGGAAATCGATAAATTTGAAGAGTTTAACTTGAATACAGCCGAAGGAGAAATGGTAAATGCACCATTGTTGGTTAACTGTTATGCCAATTTCGAATGTCGTTTATATGACTGTAAGCTGGTCAATGATTATAATTTTTTTATTTTTGAGATTGTAAAAGCTCATGTGGCAAAAGTTCCAAAATATCCTAAAACAATCCACTACCGAGGAAACAGTCACTTTGTACAATCCGGGAAAAATATTATCATTCCATCAGCCAAATAA
- a CDS encoding Crp/Fnr family transcriptional regulator: MEEFVNYILQFGNLNSQQIELILSKAETMELRKDEYFSEAGKIPRYVGFLLKGVTRFCYYNNKSEEITHSFVEENNFVSDQQRFEAQMVASEYIQAITDCELLVFSKKNWDEIGNTIVGWKDMENLIVKNCLMKALERRSPLVSEDATTRYLSFISQFPGLVNRVPLSQVASYLGITQQSLSRIRKNIVK; this comes from the coding sequence ATGGAAGAATTTGTGAATTATATATTACAGTTCGGTAATTTAAATAGTCAGCAGATTGAATTGATATTAAGCAAGGCGGAAACAATGGAACTTCGCAAAGATGAATATTTTTCAGAAGCAGGTAAAATTCCGCGGTACGTTGGATTTCTTCTTAAAGGAGTTACCCGATTCTGTTATTATAATAATAAGAGCGAAGAGATTACACACTCTTTTGTTGAAGAGAATAATTTTGTTTCTGATCAACAAAGATTTGAGGCACAAATGGTCGCTTCGGAGTATATCCAAGCTATAACAGATTGTGAATTGCTTGTTTTTTCGAAAAAGAACTGGGACGAAATTGGAAATACTATTGTCGGCTGGAAAGATATGGAGAATCTTATTGTCAAAAACTGTCTGATGAAAGCTCTCGAACGCAGAAGTCCTTTGGTATCTGAGGATGCAACAACCCGTTATTTGTCGTTCATCAGTCAATTTCCGGGACTTGTGAATCGTGTTCCTCTTTCACAGGTGGCTTCTTATTTGGGGATTACCCAGCAATCTCTTAGCAGAATTAGGAAAAATATTGTTAAATGA
- a CDS encoding JAB domain-containing protein, whose product MNYNIVNEIKLSYSRKGNADKTVMSSYDVSEVFRAHFDTEQTDYKESFYALYLDQKNKVLGIKKISECGISSTLVDVRIVMQGALLCNASGIIVCHNHPSGNLKPSTEDIKMTEKIKEAAKFLDFSVLDHIILTSEHYYSFLDEGHL is encoded by the coding sequence ATGAATTATAATATCGTCAACGAAATTAAATTAAGCTATTCACGAAAAGGAAACGCAGATAAAACAGTGATGAGTTCCTATGATGTTTCGGAAGTATTCAGAGCCCATTTTGATACGGAACAAACCGACTACAAAGAAAGTTTTTACGCATTGTATCTAGACCAGAAAAATAAAGTATTAGGCATCAAAAAAATATCAGAATGCGGAATCAGTTCCACTTTAGTGGATGTCAGAATTGTGATGCAAGGCGCTTTGTTATGCAATGCCAGCGGAATTATTGTTTGTCATAATCATCCTTCGGGAAATCTAAAGCCTTCAACAGAAGACATTAAAATGACGGAAAAAATCAAAGAAGCGGCAAAGTTTTTAGATTTCTCTGTACTCGATCACATTATTCTGACTTCTGAGCATTATTACTCTTTTCTCGATGAGGGTCATTTATGA
- a CDS encoding Abi-alpha family protein — translation MSQEQIKSIIPVDKIYDDALSPAMKQIGKALENIAKSSRFLLAPIDYIAYQHDRWERYLQKVTDKVKNEDLIEGHPQIVIPTLEGLSLNYENTLLAELFINLLANSIDRTKQDLAHPAFPNIIKQLSHDEAVILFLLKKRSYKFNLRSDLNVEGTMIVNEVTTLEEFPLDTLQFPQHLPIYMNHLNSLNIAGAFVNNQEPIFDNNKQTGINSYNERRIIDFGELFVASCVPDNFENL, via the coding sequence ATGTCTCAAGAACAAATAAAAAGCATTATTCCAGTTGATAAAATTTATGACGATGCTTTAAGTCCTGCTATGAAGCAAATTGGAAAAGCTTTAGAAAACATAGCTAAATCATCAAGGTTTTTACTAGCACCAATCGATTATATAGCATATCAACATGATAGATGGGAAAGATATTTGCAAAAAGTTACTGATAAAGTAAAAAATGAAGATTTAATTGAAGGACATCCACAAATTGTTATTCCAACACTCGAAGGGCTGAGCCTAAACTATGAAAACACTTTGTTAGCAGAATTATTCATAAACCTTTTAGCAAACTCTATTGATAGAACAAAACAAGATTTAGCTCATCCTGCATTTCCAAATATCATAAAACAATTATCACATGATGAAGCAGTTATATTATTTCTTCTTAAAAAGAGATCCTACAAATTTAACCTAAGATCCGATTTAAATGTTGAGGGAACAATGATTGTAAATGAAGTGACAACTCTTGAAGAATTCCCATTAGACACACTTCAATTTCCGCAACATTTGCCAATATACATGAACCATTTGAATAGTTTAAATATTGCTGGGGCTTTCGTAAATAATCAAGAACCTATATTTGATAATAATAAACAGACTGGAATTAATAGTTACAATGAAAGAAGAATTATTGATTTTGGAGAATTATTTGTGGCATCATGTGTTCCGGATAATTTTGAAAATTTATAA
- a CDS encoding helix-turn-helix domain-containing protein yields the protein MKSKEDKLIRFISISESHQAFGLPTPQHPMISLVHFNQDNPFNMAMAPIYDVLSFYKITFITRNRGRLKYGRDYYDYDEGSMLFLAPNQLVGSTDYNSETHCYILLIHPDFLLGHPIARKIKDYSYFLYSSNEALHLSDSEKEIILSIYKIMEQELSQRIDEFSEEVVIAQIELLLSYVNRFYKRQFITRKIPNNDILQKTETILDDYLNSQETLNQGLPTVQYISDRLNISPGYLSDVLRSLIGKNTQQYIREKLTEKGKERLTNTNFTVSQIAYELGFEHPQSFSKMFKTATGLTPLEFRTSFN from the coding sequence ATGAAAAGCAAAGAAGATAAATTGATACGCTTCATATCAATATCGGAAAGTCATCAAGCCTTTGGATTGCCTACCCCGCAACATCCAATGATAAGTCTTGTTCATTTCAATCAAGACAATCCTTTCAATATGGCAATGGCGCCTATCTATGATGTTCTGAGTTTCTATAAAATCACCTTCATTACCAGGAATAGAGGAAGGCTGAAATATGGCCGTGATTACTACGATTACGATGAAGGTAGTATGCTGTTTTTGGCACCCAACCAATTGGTCGGAAGCACTGATTACAACAGTGAAACTCACTGTTATATTTTGCTTATTCACCCGGATTTTCTGCTTGGTCATCCCATAGCAAGGAAAATAAAAGATTATAGCTACTTTTTATACTCATCCAACGAAGCATTGCATCTTTCGGACTCTGAAAAAGAGATTATACTATCCATTTACAAAATCATGGAACAGGAACTCAGCCAACGTATTGATGAATTTAGCGAAGAGGTGGTAATTGCTCAAATTGAATTGTTGCTGAGCTATGTTAATAGATTTTACAAACGTCAGTTTATTACCAGAAAAATACCCAACAATGACATTCTTCAGAAGACCGAGACAATTCTTGATGATTACTTGAACAGTCAGGAAACTTTAAATCAAGGACTACCAACTGTCCAATATATTTCGGATAGGCTGAATATTTCACCCGGATACCTCAGCGACGTCTTACGTTCACTCATAGGAAAAAACACACAGCAGTACATACGGGAGAAACTTACTGAAAAAGGAAAAGAGAGACTTACCAATACCAATTTTACTGTATCCCAAATAGCGTATGAATTGGGTTTTGAACATCCACAGTCTTTCAGCAAAATGTTCAAAACAGCAACCGGTCTTACTCCTTTGGAATTTCGCACTTCATTTAATTAG